Proteins co-encoded in one endosymbiont 'TC1' of Trimyema compressum genomic window:
- a CDS encoding tRNA threonylcarbamoyladenosine dehydratase, translating to MRQPFDRTAMLLGTVAMEKLNKAHVIVFGVGGVGSFTVEALVRSGIGSLTLADNDTIATTNLNRQLHTTVDTIGESKVEVMAQRVLSINPEVDVRAIEKLYLPETRDYFFNESSHYDYIVDAIDTVTAKIDLAVASQDKKIPLISAMGAGNKLNPTQFRVGDIYETHTDPLAKVMRRELKKRGIKSLKVVYSMEAPVVPFSTDEITAKRTVPGSVAFVPSVEGLIIAGEVIKDLIK from the coding sequence ATGAGACAACCTTTTGATAGAACGGCCATGCTCTTAGGGACGGTAGCTATGGAAAAGTTAAATAAAGCTCATGTTATTGTATTTGGAGTTGGTGGTGTAGGATCGTTTACAGTAGAAGCTTTGGTTCGTTCCGGTATCGGTTCATTAACGTTAGCGGATAATGATACAATTGCTACAACTAATTTAAATAGACAACTCCATACTACAGTTGATACTATTGGTGAAAGTAAAGTTGAGGTGATGGCACAACGGGTTTTGTCAATTAATCCCGAGGTAGATGTTAGGGCTATTGAAAAGCTATATTTACCAGAAACTAGGGATTATTTCTTTAATGAAAGTAGTCATTATGACTATATTGTTGATGCAATAGATACCGTAACAGCTAAAATTGACTTAGCCGTTGCGAGCCAAGATAAGAAAATACCTTTAATTAGTGCAATGGGGGCTGGTAATAAATTGAATCCTACCCAATTTAGAGTAGGCGATATTTATGAAACCCATACAGATCCTCTAGCTAAAGTAATGCGTAGAGAATTAAAAAAAAGAGGGATTAAGTCTTTAAAAGTAGTTTATTCAATGGAGGCACCAGTGGTTCCTTTCTCAACGGATGAGATTACAGCGAAAAGAACAGTACCTGGGAGTGTTGCTTTTGTTCCTTCTGTAGAAGGCTTAATTATTGCAGGAGAAGTTATTAAAGACTTAATTAAATAG
- the tsaD gene encoding tRNA (adenosine(37)-N6)-threonylcarbamoyltransferase complex transferase subunit TsaD, whose product MDTYILGLESSCDETSAAVIKNGKEVLSNIISSQIEVHKKFGGVVPEVASRKHLENILIVVDEALAKAGIKKEQLTGIGVTNRPGLIGALLVGITGAKALSYSLGIPLIPVHHLRGHIYANTLERSLDDFPYLCLIISGGHTSLAIWHNHESIEVIGQTLDDAAGEVFDKVARALGLGYPGGPVIEMLALEGNSEAISFPVAQLGKESFDFSFSGLKSSVLNYLNQQAMKGLKVNKSDVAASFQRAVFKALEEKIFLGVIQYGIKTVVLAGGVVANETMIAYLERRGQKEGVSFVYPGSILCTDNGAMIGAAAYYLNELGVQADYTLNAFPTAIIE is encoded by the coding sequence TTGGATACATATATACTAGGCTTAGAATCAAGTTGCGATGAAACATCAGCAGCTGTTATAAAAAATGGAAAAGAAGTTTTATCCAATATAATTTCTTCTCAAATTGAAGTTCATAAGAAGTTTGGAGGGGTAGTTCCTGAGGTAGCTTCAAGAAAGCATTTGGAAAATATTTTAATTGTGGTTGATGAAGCCTTAGCAAAAGCAGGTATCAAGAAAGAACAATTAACTGGAATTGGTGTTACGAACAGACCTGGTTTAATAGGGGCTCTTTTAGTTGGCATTACAGGGGCTAAAGCCTTAAGCTATAGTTTAGGGATACCTTTAATACCAGTCCATCATTTAAGAGGCCATATTTATGCTAATACATTGGAGCGTTCATTAGATGATTTTCCTTATTTATGTTTAATTATTTCTGGGGGGCATACTTCCCTAGCAATTTGGCACAATCATGAATCAATTGAAGTGATTGGTCAAACACTAGATGATGCCGCTGGAGAAGTTTTTGATAAAGTGGCCAGAGCACTAGGTTTAGGATATCCAGGTGGTCCTGTTATTGAAATGCTTGCCTTAGAAGGCAATTCTGAGGCTATTTCATTTCCTGTAGCTCAGTTAGGCAAAGAAAGCTTTGATTTTAGTTTTAGTGGTCTAAAATCAAGTGTTTTAAATTACCTGAATCAGCAAGCAATGAAGGGTTTGAAGGTAAATAAGTCAGATGTGGCCGCCTCCTTTCAGAGGGCCGTTTTTAAGGCTCTAGAAGAGAAGATTTTTCTAGGAGTGATACAGTATGGTATAAAGACAGTTGTCTTAGCTGGTGGTGTTGTTGCAAATGAAACAATGATTGCCTATTTAGAGAGAAGGGGTCAAAAAGAAGGGGTTTCTTTTGTTTATCCCGGTTCTATTTTATGTACGGATAATGGTGCCATGATTGGAGCAGCAGCCTACTATTTAAATGAACTTGGGGTGCAGGCTGACTATACATTAAATGCCTTTCCAACGGCAATTATTGAATAA
- a CDS encoding nitroreductase family protein, whose amino-acid sequence MTEFDSIFKRQSIRKYEDRPVEEDVLQTIKKYIETIEPLIPGIEVKMTIVDRTLFNKIAKGKFIVSAPHYIVITSEEKEGSYLNAGYMGEQAVLHLTKLGIGSCWLGGAREQKDINYTLPYTIAIAFGYGRESIERENLEGINRKEISSWASGETASFYSLLLECVRIAPSAMNNQPWICQVSNDKIRWFKKKSNIFKKIFLENLNDVDMGIAFCHFVIAAEAENRLVTFEKEDLIHGIGYVLTAYIKDNLI is encoded by the coding sequence ATGACTGAATTCGATAGTATTTTTAAAAGACAATCTATTAGAAAATATGAAGATAGACCTGTTGAGGAGGATGTGCTTCAAACTATTAAAAAATATATTGAAACAATTGAGCCACTTATTCCAGGCATCGAAGTGAAAATGACCATAGTAGATAGGACGCTTTTCAATAAAATCGCCAAAGGCAAGTTTATTGTTTCAGCACCTCACTATATAGTAATTACTTCTGAGGAAAAGGAAGGTTCCTACCTTAATGCTGGCTATATGGGAGAGCAAGCTGTTCTGCATTTAACAAAGTTAGGCATTGGCAGTTGTTGGTTGGGAGGAGCAAGAGAGCAAAAAGACATTAACTACACTTTACCTTATACAATAGCAATTGCTTTTGGTTATGGCCGTGAATCCATTGAGCGAGAAAATTTAGAAGGCATTAATAGAAAAGAAATAAGCAGCTGGGCCAGTGGCGAAACTGCATCTTTCTATTCTTTATTATTAGAATGTGTTAGAATTGCGCCTTCAGCTATGAACAATCAGCCATGGATTTGTCAAGTTTCAAATGATAAAATTAGATGGTTTAAGAAGAAAAGTAATATTTTCAAGAAAATATTTTTAGAGAATCTTAATGATGTGGATATGGGAATTGCTTTCTGTCATTTTGTGATTGCAGCTGAAGCTGAAAATCGCTTAGTTACTTTTGAGAAAGAAGATTTAATCCATGGGATTGGGTATGTTTTAACTGCCTATATAAAAGATAATTTGATATAA
- a CDS encoding alpha/beta hydrolase, producing MGKRTDYYRKTKKKKKRKSFFKTKILLGLGIVLGVSFFLLKHNEPKMEAQINQANLIVNEIVTAVSGKVKVDNQKDLIVTPADGEPRKGLILYPETEVASEAYIPLATKLAEKGYRVVIPKFLFNNPTIDVNKVNSIISENAIVDLWAVGGHGEGGIIASKALLGNDKIKGAFFLASYPDETVNLVDSGLKATAIYGSKDNTFAKSNLTTRKSSLPKNTVYTVIENGNHSYFGNYQNENTGITEEEQQIQTVVQLVNLMDELREST from the coding sequence ATGGGAAAGAGAACAGATTATTATAGGAAGACCAAGAAGAAAAAGAAAAGGAAATCTTTTTTTAAGACAAAAATTTTACTAGGTCTTGGTATAGTTTTAGGTGTGAGCTTTTTCTTGTTAAAGCATAATGAACCTAAAATGGAGGCTCAAATCAACCAAGCTAATCTTATAGTTAATGAAATTGTTACAGCAGTGTCAGGTAAGGTCAAAGTAGATAATCAAAAGGATTTAATTGTAACACCTGCAGATGGGGAACCTAGAAAAGGACTAATATTGTATCCTGAAACTGAAGTAGCTTCAGAAGCTTATATTCCTTTGGCGACAAAATTAGCGGAAAAAGGATATCGAGTAGTAATTCCTAAGTTTCTATTTAATAATCCAACTATTGATGTTAATAAAGTAAATAGTATTATTTCAGAAAATGCTATTGTTGACTTATGGGCTGTTGGTGGTCATGGAGAAGGCGGTATCATTGCCTCAAAAGCGCTTTTAGGCAATGATAAAATAAAAGGGGCTTTTTTCTTAGCTTCTTACCCAGACGAGACAGTTAATCTTGTGGATTCAGGATTAAAGGCAACTGCAATTTATGGCAGTAAGGATAATACGTTTGCTAAAAGTAATTTAACAACAAGGAAATCCTCCTTACCTAAAAATACAGTCTATACGGTTATTGAAAATGGTAATCATAGTTATTTTGGTAATTATCAAAATGAAAATACGGGTATTACTGAAGAAGAACAGCAGATTCAAACAGTTGTTCAATTAGTAAATTTAATGGATGAGTTGAGAGAAAGCACTTAA